Sequence from the Anaerolineales bacterium genome:
CGTTCAACAAAGCAAGTTTGGCCGCCGAATCCAGGCCCAAGAGAATGAATTCAAGCAGGCCATCGAAAGCATCAACGAGCTCGGGAAGGACATGACCCGTGAAAACATCCTGGATTTACTGATTCAGGCTCCGAACGACGACCGCGTACTCGCCATCGTCAATCTCCTGCGGCCAGCGTTGGATTACAGCTTTTTCCAACTGCTGACGGATCGCATGGAGTCGAGCGATACAGAACAACAAGAGAAGCTTTCTGCACTCCGCGAGCGCATACTTGAAATTTCCCAGGAAATCGACAAAGTCCAGGAAGCTCGCGCAGCGCAAGCCGCTTCTTTGCTGCAATCACTGATCCGAGCGGAGGACCTCGATCAGGCCATTAGAAACGCTCTTCCCATCGTTGACGACTATTTTCTAGGGATTCTACAGGCAAACATCCAGGCGGCAGAAGAACGGAACAATGCTGAAACCCTGAAGAAACTCAACGAGATTCGGGACAAATTGCAGTCCATTGCCGAAGAATCTGTCCCGGAAGAACTCCGTTTTGCTCAACAACTCATTAATATCGAAGACGACGAGGAGGCGCTTCGGTTCCTGGAAACGTCAATTGATCAGATCAACGACCAGGTATTGTCTGCATTGATGGCCACCGCAGACCGCCTTGCAGAAAACGGCGATCAAGAAAACGCCGATCGGGTACGTAATCGGTATCGTCAGGCACTGCGATTGGCGATGAAGGCAAAGATGAGCGCCGAAGATAATGGTGAGGAAACCTAATCAAAACAGAGTTCGAGCGCAGCGTAGTTCATCGTCAGCAATTGGAACTCGAACCCTGTGTCTATAATGGCACAGGGTCCTTTCTTGACCCATAACGGAATTATTCGATCCATTCCTTGATACTATCCCGCGCATCCATAGCCTGGCCGAGCATGAACCCCAGAATCGCGAGAAAAATGATCGCTGCGAATCCGATGACATCCCCCCACGGAGGCTCGACGAAGTCGGGCACGATGATTAATACCACGATCCCGATCGTCAACCCCAGGACCAATCCCAAGAACTTGTTCGGCGTCTCATCGATCATCGTACGCAAAGAGAAGCTCGTAAGGGACTTTTTCCGACGCCGTGCAATCGAATGTTGGAGATTGTTGACTTTCGTTTGAGGGTCACGAAGCTGGATTTGCCGGTCGCGAATCCTCTTTAACCGCTCTTGCTCCGAATTTCGTGAACTCATCTCATACCTCCAAGCCTTGGGAATCTTACGAGCCGAGATCGTTCGATGGTCGAATTCTAATTATCGAAATCCAGCCATAGATCGTGGACAAAATCCGGGCAGTGATCGTCTACACTGCGTTCGTTTGCCCACTTGATGACGTCGGGCCTCTTCGCTGCAGGCGTACACAGCCGCTGCGGATCGACACGAATACCCGCTCGTGCCAGATCCAGCCGATCTGCGTCATAACACGTTTGAATGGTAACGTTGCTGTGATTGCGTTCATCGGTATGATTGGCGCACGCGGCGTAAAGTAATCCACATTCCTCATCCGAAATCTCGAAATAGGATCCCCACAAAGTCCGCATGAATTCCGCAGCACGTTTGCCGTGGCCCGGGTCAATGGTTTCGTTAACCCGCCGTGAGTCGTGGAACACTGCAAATAAGCCTACGACCGTTAAGTTGGCCTCGTTTTGCTTCCCCAGTTTCATGCCGTTTTCATATACACGCGCCCAATGCCGGATCCCGTGGATGCCAAACCGTGGTAGCGTGTAGTCTTCGAGGATTTTCTCCAACAATGCCGGCTTGATGCTGTCGATCATGCTTTCCCTCAATACATAACTCCGGGTTTCTCATTTCGCAGTGTATCGAGAACGGACACGATTTCATCTGTAGATAAATGACACACAAGGGTCGGTTTGGTGCTCGACGGCGTACGCAAAGAATCCTTTTTCGTCCATAACTTTTGCGGCTGGTAAAAACGCAATTCTGCCGCAATGCCCTTGACGTCTTCACTGAAGAGCATGATCCGAGCACGCAAATCCTGATCCTCTGCGGATTCGCTGTTCCCAAAGAATTCAATGACGTAGTTGATTACTTTATAGCCGATCTCTTCCATCACTGCACCTCGATCGTTTGGGGTGGTGTTTCGTCAGGCAGCGCATGAGGGTAGTGTATATGTGAAATCGCAAATTCACAACGAGGTTCTTTCTGCGAAGTATTCTTGATTAATTGACGACCAAATGGGTATTGCTGCCCGAAATGCGGATTCTCTGATTGGCGGAACAAACGTCAATACGAAGCGCGGACTGCGAGGCGGAAAGGAAACAATTCCGGAACCATGACCCCTTCCGCGACAGCAGGATCCGAATGTACGATTTTAAGTGCATCTTTTTCCGATCGGGCGTTAAACACGACGATGCCGAAAGTTCGCTCGTCGTCGGTATCCGTGCGGCCTGCGAATTCTACAATCCCCTGAGCCGCCAATTCAGATAGATGATCAAAATGCAGGGAGATAACTTCAGTTTCCCGAGCTGTGGGGCCTTCGGTCAGCATCTCGATCCGGACCGGTCGAATTGTGTACAGAAATTGCTGGTCGTCTTTCATGGGATTCCGCTTTCACCTGAGCTTTGGTTGAATCGACCTTACGCGTTTCTTCGTGTTTCGAGAGAAAAGGTGTATTTCTGTTGGCACCATTTGTAGTTCCGAACCGATACGCAGGATTCGGGTATCAGGAATTCTGGCAACGATTTGATCCTCACCGACACGCAGCGAAACGATGTTCACCCCCTTGACCGGCATCTCGAGAATGTCGCTCACCGTGGCTTTGAGTGTATATTCCGGAATCCCTGCGTCAACCGGTAAGAGTGCCTCCGGCCGAATGCCGACCAGATAATTGTCGAAAGGCGGTGAAATCAAGGAACCATCGATAAAGTTGATCGCTGGCGTGTCCATATCAATGTTCAGGAAATTCGCCACAAAGACGTTTGCCGGATTCCGGTAAATACGGTCGTAGGTTGCCACCTGTTCCACACTTCCGATATTCATGATCGCCACCAAATCGGCCATCATCATCGCTTCTTGTTGATCGTGCGTCACATACACAGCCGTGACCCCGTAACGTTGCAGCAACTTTTTCAATTCGACTCGATAGCGTAGACGAAGCTGTTGGTCGAGATTCGATATCGGCTCATCCAGAAGAATGACTCTGGGATCCCTGGTTATGCAGCGCCCCAACGCCACTCTTTGTTTCTCTCCTTGAGAAAGGCTGTCCGGTTTGCGATCCAACAGATATTCAATTTCCACACCTAGAAGCTGACTCGTTTGCTCGAATTTCTACTGTGCGATTTTGTTCAATTCGGGGGTCTTTTTCTTGAAAAAGAAATACGGTGAGCGGCGGATAGAGTGCGAACTGCTGGAAAACGATCCCAATATGTCGCTCTCCCGGTGACGTGCCTTGCATGTCGACTCCGTCATAGCGAACGCTGCCCGAATCCGGCTTCGTCAAACCGGCGATAATTCGAAGCAGCGTTGTCTTTCCGCATCCGCTCGGTCCAAGCAATACGACGGTTTTCTTGTCCGGAATGATCAGATTCAGGTTCTTCATCTCGAAATCAATTTTTCGCGATCTTTTCTCGGGTGAAGTCTTACTCCCCTCCCCTTTTTCATCGCCCGACCCCTCAAACGTAAAAGCGTCCCTGGAACCTTTCCGGCGGCGATTCCTGAATGTCTTTGATATTTCTGTCAACTCAATGGTTGCCATCCAACGCTCTCCAAGCTTGAATGAAATGGATTCGAGAGAGTCACACCAACTTCAATATACGCAACGTTCGAACGTCAACTCGAAGCGAGCGCTTCACACGTACCCTCAAGTCGATAACATCATGCAATCGGTATCACCATATTCGATGTCGATCGTGATGTGCGAGATGTCCAATTCTTTTACAAGTTCGCGAATATCCTGCTTGACACATTTCACGCTTTCTCTTGGCGTATCCTCGCTCACGACGACGTGGGTTGTCAAAACGTGATGGACGCCATCCAACGACCATATGTGCGTGTGATGAACCGACTCGACGTTCTCGATCTTTAGCAAGCGTTCGTTGATTTTTTCAATTTCATACCGTGCGGGAACGGCTTGAAGAAAGAGACCGAGGGTCTGCCTCAAGTTTCTTATCACGTTATACAGCACGTATATGGAAATCAATATCGACAGTAGCGGATCGAGAAAATAGAGATCTGCGAACAAGAGAATGATGCTGACGACAAGTACGGCAATCCAACCGAGTACATCTTCGATAAAATGCCAGCCGATCGTTCGGGCGTTGAAGGTTCCATCTCTCCGAAGCCGAAAAGCTGCAATGCCATTCACGAGAATGCCACCCAGGGCCAGGATTGCCATACCTTGTGCATTCGGCCGTTCCGGAGCAAACAGCCTTGGAATCGCCTCGAGTGCAATGTAGAGAGCACCTATGATGAGAATGACCGTGTTGATCAGTGCACCAAGAAGTGAGAACCTCCGATACCCGTAGGTATATCGTCGATCGCTTTCTTTTTGGGAGAAGTGCTCCAAATACCACCCCAACCCAAGAGAGACGGCGTCCCCAAGATCGTGCATGGCGTCCGACAAGATCGCCAGGCTGTTGGTCAAGAAGCCGCCGACGATTTCGACGACGGTAAACACCAGATTCAGAAAAAAAGCCGTCCGCAAGCCGGCAGTCGTACTGTGATGATGTCCTTGCCGATTCCCCATTGAAACCTTCTTCCATCCCAGAGTCACATTATCTATTATATTCGCTACCTCATTGCTTCTCGACTAACTGCACCTGGTGATAAGGAGTTAACATCGGCCGCACAGCTTCATCCCGCCACCTTTCTTTGCGTGAAGCGTAAACCAGACCAGACTGCGTCGACCGAGCAAATCTTGTAATCGACCATTCCGGATGCCAGGCCAACTTCGCGGACGACATTCTGTGAAAGGTCGCTTTTTACGCCGGAGGACTTCTTGGGCCAGATAATCCAAAGCCCTCCGTTGAGAGAATACGGAATCATCTCTCCCACACTTCGTTCGAGCCGATCTCTAGAGCGAACAAACCAAAGCGTGATATCCACCGAATGGACTTTGCCTCGCTGAATTCGCACGCCTTCCGGCAGCTTCCCCAATGTACGTTCGAATTCCTCCGGTGCGTCGATCAGAAGCACGCTTGAATTGGCCTCGATCCCTAGTTTCTTGGGCAACGGCGTTCCTTTATACGCTTCGAACACACTTTCAGGAACGACCGGCGACTCAGGTTGATTGACAACAGCCCGTTCGATCGCTGCTCGAACCGTATCCCACGAAGAGAACACTGCATCCGGGAAATGATCTCGAATTTTCGCGACCTTCTCCGG
This genomic interval carries:
- a CDS encoding ATP-binding cassette domain-containing protein, which produces MEIEYLLDRKPDSLSQGEKQRVALGRCITRDPRVILLDEPISNLDQQLRLRYRVELKKLLQRYGVTAVYVTHDQQEAMMMADLVAIMNIGSVEQVATYDRIYRNPANVFVANFLNIDMDTPAINFIDGSLISPPFDNYLVGIRPEALLPVDAGIPEYTLKATVSDILEMPVKGVNIVSLRVGEDQIVARIPDTRILRIGSELQMVPTEIHLFSRNTKKRVRSIQPKLR
- a CDS encoding CpXC domain-containing protein, which encodes MTQAMTQIQCPNCKAPIMASIEQLIDVGQDPGAKARLLSGSINRIKCPSCGFEGQIATPLVYHDPEKELLLTYMPVELSIPKDEQERVIGKMINKITESLPPEQRKAYLFQPQTTLTMQGMLERILEEDGISKEEIEEQRARMRLFEDLIQSREEDLDDFIKEHDEEMDSAFFQIAAMAIGSITDADTKQAVTQRYEKAVQQSKFGRRIQAQENEFKQAIESINELGKDMTRENILDLLIQAPNDDRVLAIVNLLRPALDYSFFQLLTDRMESSDTEQQEKLSALRERILEISQEIDKVQEARAAQAASLLQSLIRAEDLDQAIRNALPIVDDYFLGILQANIQAAEERNNAETLKKLNEIRDKLQSIAEESVPEELRFAQQLINIEDDEEALRFLETSIDQINDQVLSALMATADRLAENGDQENADRVRNRYRQALRLAMKAKMSAEDNGEET
- a CDS encoding YciI family protein — encoded protein: MKDDQQFLYTIRPVRIEMLTEGPTARETEVISLHFDHLSELAAQGIVEFAGRTDTDDERTFGIVVFNARSEKDALKIVHSDPAVAEGVMVPELFPFRLAVRASY
- a CDS encoding ATP-binding cassette domain-containing protein; this translates as MKNLNLIIPDKKTVVLLGPSGCGKTTLLRIIAGLTKPDSGSVRYDGVDMQGTSPGERHIGIVFQQFALYPPLTVFLFQEKDPRIEQNRTVEIRANESASRCGN
- a CDS encoding cation diffusion facilitator family transporter, producing MGNRQGHHHSTTAGLRTAFFLNLVFTVVEIVGGFLTNSLAILSDAMHDLGDAVSLGLGWYLEHFSQKESDRRYTYGYRRFSLLGALINTVILIIGALYIALEAIPRLFAPERPNAQGMAILALGGILVNGIAAFRLRRDGTFNARTIGWHFIEDVLGWIAVLVVSIILLFADLYFLDPLLSILISIYVLYNVIRNLRQTLGLFLQAVPARYEIEKINERLLKIENVESVHHTHIWSLDGVHHVLTTHVVVSEDTPRESVKCVKQDIRELVKELDISHITIDIEYGDTDCMMLST